TGTCAAATGCGCCCTTGAATGCCTGACTCTTCTCCTTCTGATAGATAAGCATCTCTTTTCCTTTTATAATAATCTCCTCTGTAACCTTGCCCTGCTTTTGATATGTCCATCTCATCTTTGAGGGTCGTTTTATAAAAAACTCGCCTTTGTATGTTTTAGTTTTCTCAAGGTCTTTTATATAGGTTTTCTGAATGAATGTGCCTTTAATATCCGAAATCCCCTCGTATGCCTTCTGAATCCTTAAGACCTCCGAAGGAATGTCGGTTGCTATGACAGGGGTTACCGTGAGTATGACTATGGGTAGCAAAAAAAATATTTTCCTCATTTTATAAATTAAGAATACCACAAATTTCCTGCCTTTATCAAACATTCCTCTTTATCCCATTTTCCCCACCAAACTCAAGATATGTCCTCTGAGCTATTCTCTTTGTCTCAGGTGTGATGTCTACTCTTCTCATTTTGCCTCATTGGCTTGTCACCCTGAACTTGATTCAGGGTCTAATGTTTTTGCTTTAATTTAATAGGGG
This genomic interval from Nitrospirota bacterium contains the following:
- a CDS encoding outer membrane lipoprotein carrier protein LolA; the protein is MLPIVILTVTPVIATDIPSEVLRIQKAYEGISDIKGTFIQKTYIKDLEKTKTYKGEFFIKRPSKMRWTYQKQGKVTEEIIIKGKEMLIYQKEKSQAFKGAFDRQSYGQTPVALLNGFADIQSEFEITKKGTLLYLKPKSPMGGINSIELEPSETGFPIMSFKVTDSYSNTIEIILSDVRLNTGLKDSIFEPRIPEGISIYEYNP